A single Dermacentor albipictus isolate Rhodes 1998 colony chromosome 3, USDA_Dalb.pri_finalv2, whole genome shotgun sequence DNA region contains:
- the LOC139057809 gene encoding uncharacterized protein isoform X2, with the protein MKSTTETDNDSKVLPEPSKGFSAQTEPRPKPTRSSSKSESDDEDEANPEERRPRVSYYRKLMLPSGEAVDITKRNQFIREWKEKRLKCDARPYYMLAAATVLLLLLLYIYAYHQGGLEPRSVRGNFAVRARDVTSARNQQVSPAR; encoded by the exons ATGAAATCCACCACGGAGACAGACAACGACAGCAAAGTTCTGCCGGAACCCTCCAAAGGTTTTTCCGCGCAGACCGAACCGCGGCCGAAGCCTACGCGCTCTTCATCGAAGTCTGAGAGCGATGATGAAGATGAGGCCAATCCTGAAGAGCGGCGACCACGCGTGTCCTACTACAGGAAACTGATGCTGCCCAGTGGAGAGGCCGTCGACATCACCAAGAGGAACCAGTTTATCAG GGAGTGGAAGGAGAAGCGCCTCAAGTGCGATGCGAGGCCTTACTACATGCTCGCTGCGGCCACTGTCCTCCTGCTGCTCCTGCTCTATATTTACGCCTACCACCAAG GTGGACTCGAGCCCAGGTCAGTCCGAGGAAACTTTGCAGTGAGAGCCAGAGACGTTACCTCTGCTCGCAATCAGCAGGTGTCACCGGCAAGATGA
- the LOC139057809 gene encoding uncharacterized protein isoform X1: MKSTTETDNDSKVLPEPSKGFSAQTEPRPKPTRSSSKSESDDEDEANPEERRPRVSYYRKLMLPSGEAVDITKRNQFIREWKEKRLKCDARPYYMLAAATVLLLLLLYIYAYHQALIYNIFGRPGEKPSPSHQKVTPFDVESDDNVDSDGTT, encoded by the exons ATGAAATCCACCACGGAGACAGACAACGACAGCAAAGTTCTGCCGGAACCCTCCAAAGGTTTTTCCGCGCAGACCGAACCGCGGCCGAAGCCTACGCGCTCTTCATCGAAGTCTGAGAGCGATGATGAAGATGAGGCCAATCCTGAAGAGCGGCGACCACGCGTGTCCTACTACAGGAAACTGATGCTGCCCAGTGGAGAGGCCGTCGACATCACCAAGAGGAACCAGTTTATCAG GGAGTGGAAGGAGAAGCGCCTCAAGTGCGATGCGAGGCCTTACTACATGCTCGCTGCGGCCACTGTCCTCCTGCTGCTCCTGCTCTATATTTACGCCTACCACCAAG ctttaATCTACAACATCTTTGGCAGGC CCGGGGAAAAACCTAGCCCGTCACACCAGAAGGTCACTCCTTTTGATGTCGAAAGCGATGACAACGTCG ACAGCGATGGTACTACATGA